A genomic window from Thiomonas arsenitoxydans includes:
- the merP gene encoding mercury resistance system periplasmic binding protein MerP, with protein sequence MNKLLTAIAAACVFSAPAWAAEQTVTLAVPGMTCGVCPITVHKALTAVPGVEKVSVNEMKKDAVVTFDNAKTNVKTLIKATADAGYPSTVVQ encoded by the coding sequence ATGAACAAGCTCCTGACTGCTATTGCCGCCGCCTGCGTTTTCAGTGCCCCTGCCTGGGCTGCAGAGCAGACCGTGACCCTCGCTGTGCCGGGCATGACCTGCGGGGTCTGCCCGATCACCGTGCACAAAGCGCTTACCGCCGTTCCCGGCGTGGAAAAAGTCAGCGTGAACGAGATGAAAAAAGACGCAGTGGTCACCTTCGACAATGCCAAGACCAACGTCAAGACCCTGATCAAAGCCACCGCCGATGCGGGCTATCCCTCGACGGTCGTGCAATAA
- the merT gene encoding mercuric ion transporter MerT, with product MSQSRPPHAPTGRGALFAGALAAILASTCCLGPLILLSLGISGAWIGNLTLLEPYRPIFIGAALIALFFAWRRLFRAPAACKPGEVCAIPQVNATYRLLFWIVAALIVVALSFPYVAPLFY from the coding sequence ATGTCGCAATCCAGACCTCCACACGCGCCCACCGGGCGTGGCGCGCTGTTTGCCGGCGCGCTCGCGGCCATCCTGGCCTCGACCTGTTGCCTGGGCCCGCTGATCCTGCTGTCGCTGGGCATCAGCGGCGCGTGGATCGGCAACCTCACCCTGCTCGAACCGTATCGGCCGATTTTCATCGGCGCGGCTCTCATCGCCCTGTTCTTCGCCTGGCGCCGCCTGTTCAGAGCGCCTGCGGCCTGCAAACCGGGCGAGGTCTGCGCCATTCCCCAGGTCAACGCCACCTACCGGCTGCTGTTCTGGATCGTCGCCGCGCTGATCGTCGTGGCGCTGTCGTTTCCCTATGTCGCTCCCCTGTTTTATTGA
- the merR gene encoding Hg(II)-responsive transcriptional regulator, with amino-acid sequence MQLNSNGLTIGAVAKAVGVNVETIRFYQRKGLLGEPERTQGSFRHYGPGDVARLRFIKSAQGLGFSLDEIAGLLQLDDGMHCDQARELGERKLRDVRTKLDNLRRIESALAEMIRACACSDGSMSCPLIDALHGEVHAP; translated from the coding sequence ATGCAACTCAATTCAAATGGTTTGACCATCGGCGCCGTCGCCAAGGCGGTCGGCGTCAACGTCGAAACCATTCGGTTCTACCAGCGCAAGGGCTTGCTGGGTGAACCCGAGCGAACCCAGGGAAGCTTCCGTCATTACGGGCCAGGTGACGTTGCCCGCCTGCGTTTCATCAAATCGGCCCAAGGTCTGGGCTTCAGCCTCGACGAGATTGCCGGTCTGCTACAGCTCGATGACGGCATGCACTGCGACCAGGCGCGTGAGCTCGGTGAGCGCAAGCTCCGCGATGTGCGCACCAAGCTCGATAACCTCAGGCGCATCGAGTCGGCGCTGGCCGAGATGATTCGCGCCTGCGCCTGCAGCGATGGCTCCATGTCCTGCCCCCTGATCGACGCGCTCCACGGCGAGGTTCACGCTCCCTGA
- a CDS encoding transposase, with protein sequence MSRFVCVDRDTAYLLPPSVDEWLPSDHLARFVVEVIDRLDLDDLVKQYAGRGSAAHHPAVLLGLLIYGYANGVHSSRKIERATYDSVAFRFVAANTHPDHDTLAAFRRRFLKEIEALFVQVLVLAREMKLLKLGHIALDGTKIRANASKHKALSWGHANKIEAQLRQEVQDLLARAEKDDRSSAPDGMDVPAEIARREDRLRAIAQAKAQINAPRTAEPVASMAHRLCTQAGRALYKLRKQTVEPVFGIIKHVMGWRQMSMRGLHKAQGEWNLVTLAWNIKRMHVLRAG encoded by the coding sequence ATGAGTCGCTTCGTTTGTGTTGATCGAGACACGGCCTACCTTCTGCCGCCTTCGGTGGACGAGTGGTTGCCCAGTGATCACCTCGCGCGCTTTGTGGTGGAAGTGATTGATCGGCTTGATCTGGATGATCTGGTCAAGCAGTACGCGGGCCGGGGCTCGGCCGCGCATCACCCTGCGGTGCTGCTGGGACTGCTGATCTACGGGTATGCCAACGGGGTGCATTCGAGCCGCAAGATCGAGCGCGCGACCTACGACTCGGTGGCGTTCCGCTTTGTGGCGGCCAATACGCATCCGGACCACGATACGCTGGCCGCGTTCCGGCGGCGCTTTCTGAAGGAGATCGAGGCGCTGTTCGTGCAGGTGCTGGTGCTGGCGCGCGAGATGAAGTTGCTCAAGCTCGGCCACATTGCGCTGGACGGCACCAAGATCCGAGCCAACGCGAGCAAGCACAAGGCGCTGTCGTGGGGGCATGCCAACAAGATCGAGGCGCAGTTGCGCCAGGAAGTCCAGGACCTGTTGGCGCGGGCGGAGAAGGATGATCGATCCAGCGCGCCCGATGGCATGGATGTGCCCGCCGAGATTGCCCGCCGCGAGGACCGTCTGCGTGCCATCGCGCAGGCCAAGGCCCAGATCAACGCGCCGCGCACTGCGGAGCCGGTCGCCAGCATGGCCCATCGCCTGTGCACACAGGCAGGCCGGGCGCTGTACAAACTGCGCAAGCAGACCGTCGAGCCCGTGTTCGGCATCATCAAGCACGTCATGGGCTGGCGTCAGATGAGCATGCGCGGGCTGCACAAGGCGCAAGGCGAGTGGAACCTCGTGACCCTGGCCTGGAACATCAAGCGCATGCATGTGCTGCGCGCCGGGTGA
- a CDS encoding DUF6662 family protein, translating to MKAVKAIHRSVIVGLMFAATSGAASADENLLGYTTGAETLPAGTSEAYFWITDHSGKRRGSYSAQYLRAEYEYGITNSLSGAIYLNGYRHSYNCGTIGCAGPVADGEITGSLHRTQFSGFSLELKKMLLSPYKDDLGVALYGEVTYDSVDPITGEKGQGYEVETKLILQRPYLDGQLQWITNLELEAESWRPSAGGGTEYAVAPRLRTGLSYRFAPNWFIGAEGWVDAEILKPANQSWEFDHWDFFAGPSIHYGGKAWWATLTWAQQIGGSNESDNNATGVHLADHERREIRLKVGYNF from the coding sequence TTGAAAGCAGTCAAAGCTATCCATCGATCTGTGATCGTCGGATTGATGTTCGCAGCAACGTCTGGCGCCGCTTCGGCCGACGAGAATCTTCTGGGCTACACCACAGGGGCGGAAACGCTGCCTGCAGGAACTTCAGAGGCCTATTTCTGGATCACTGATCACAGCGGCAAACGGCGCGGTAGCTATTCGGCACAGTATCTGCGCGCCGAATACGAATATGGCATCACCAACAGCCTGAGTGGCGCGATCTACCTCAACGGCTATCGTCACAGCTACAACTGCGGCACGATAGGCTGCGCCGGGCCGGTGGCGGACGGAGAAATCACCGGCAGTCTCCACCGGACGCAGTTCAGCGGGTTCTCGCTGGAACTGAAAAAAATGCTGCTCTCTCCCTATAAGGATGATTTGGGCGTTGCGCTGTATGGCGAAGTGACCTACGACAGCGTTGACCCGATTACCGGCGAAAAAGGGCAGGGCTATGAGGTGGAGACCAAGCTCATTTTGCAGCGGCCCTATCTCGACGGCCAGTTGCAGTGGATCACCAATCTGGAGCTGGAAGCCGAGTCGTGGCGGCCCAGCGCTGGTGGCGGCACGGAGTATGCGGTGGCCCCGCGGCTGCGAACGGGCCTGTCGTATCGCTTTGCACCGAACTGGTTCATTGGCGCCGAAGGCTGGGTCGATGCCGAGATTCTCAAACCCGCGAATCAGTCCTGGGAATTCGATCACTGGGATTTCTTCGCCGGCCCGTCCATTCATTACGGCGGCAAGGCTTGGTGGGCCACGCTGACCTGGGCCCAGCAGATCGGCGGCTCCAACGAGTCGGACAACAACGCCACGGGCGTGCATCTTGCCGATCATGAACGGCGTGAAATCCGGCTCAAGGTTGGCTACAACTTCTGA
- a CDS encoding FMN-binding protein, with translation MQGWHPYLLMPLAALVAAPVGATEYLTVEQAQKSLFPEADRFIAAPVQLSAEQKSAIEARSGLKQRWDKQEVWRAERAGKLLGWFIVDDVVGKHEFIHYAAALLPQGRVRGIEVMIYRETHGDQIRQSSWRKTLEGKMLADPFKLDKDVPNISGATLSCRNVMNGVKRLLVLQQVALQPGT, from the coding sequence ATGCAAGGATGGCACCCCTATTTATTGATGCCTCTGGCCGCGTTGGTCGCTGCGCCGGTCGGCGCCACCGAATATCTGACAGTTGAGCAGGCACAGAAATCGCTATTCCCCGAGGCTGATCGATTCATCGCGGCGCCGGTGCAGTTGAGTGCGGAGCAAAAATCCGCGATCGAGGCGCGCTCCGGCTTGAAGCAGCGCTGGGACAAGCAGGAGGTCTGGCGAGCAGAGCGAGCGGGCAAGTTGCTCGGCTGGTTCATCGTCGATGATGTGGTGGGCAAGCATGAATTCATTCACTACGCGGCCGCGCTCTTGCCACAGGGGCGTGTGCGCGGGATCGAAGTCATGATCTACCGCGAGACCCACGGCGATCAGATCCGCCAGTCCAGTTGGCGAAAGACGCTGGAAGGCAAAATGCTGGCCGACCCGTTCAAGCTCGACAAGGACGTGCCCAATATCAGCGGTGCCACGCTGTCTTGCCGCAATGTGATGAACGGAGTCAAACGCCTTCTGGTGTTGCAACAAGTTGCGCTGCAGCCGGGCACATGA
- a CDS encoding FAD:protein FMN transferase, with product MKDESITVRRLRPLLGTWVEIQATGRPARVERAVKSAFLHIARVQQRMSFHAPGSVLSRINLHAHHTPQPVDAWTWDVLRKALAMSLASEGHFDITLGARLVERGVLPDHGFATLEAAIGSYALVMWPGRRVGLRRPVLLTLDGIAKGYAVDLAIQSLQRAGIEQAVVNAGGDLRAFGAHAVPLGIRQASGAVYRAGSLRNAAVASSMVGHAPSAKQNFPGCVMHPGDGNWDAAAPRVWTVQAETCWRADALTKVAALSAPARRQALVARLGGRILQPERVSVQDAAA from the coding sequence ATGAAAGACGAATCCATTACCGTGCGCAGGCTTCGGCCCTTGCTGGGAACCTGGGTGGAGATTCAGGCCACTGGGCGACCGGCTCGAGTGGAGCGGGCCGTGAAAAGCGCTTTTTTGCATATCGCCCGGGTGCAGCAACGCATGAGTTTTCATGCACCAGGCAGCGTGCTGAGTCGCATCAACCTGCATGCGCACCATACGCCCCAGCCCGTTGATGCCTGGACCTGGGATGTGCTGCGCAAGGCGCTTGCCATGTCGCTGGCCAGCGAAGGCCACTTCGACATCACCTTGGGCGCGCGCCTGGTCGAGCGTGGCGTACTGCCCGATCATGGCTTTGCCACGCTTGAAGCAGCCATCGGCAGCTATGCGCTGGTGATGTGGCCCGGACGGCGCGTGGGGTTGCGTCGCCCCGTGCTGCTGACGCTCGATGGCATCGCCAAAGGCTATGCGGTGGATCTCGCCATCCAGAGTTTGCAGCGCGCAGGCATTGAGCAGGCCGTGGTGAACGCCGGCGGTGATTTGCGGGCTTTTGGCGCCCACGCCGTGCCCTTGGGTATACGCCAGGCCAGCGGCGCCGTGTACCGGGCAGGGTCGCTGCGCAACGCGGCTGTGGCCAGTTCGATGGTGGGGCATGCGCCATCAGCGAAGCAGAACTTTCCCGGCTGTGTCATGCACCCCGGTGATGGCAACTGGGACGCGGCGGCGCCTCGGGTCTGGACGGTGCAAGCCGAGACTTGCTGGCGGGCCGACGCGCTGACCAAAGTGGCGGCGCTCTCGGCTCCGGCGCGGCGGCAAGCATTGGTCGCGCGCTTGGGAGGCCGGATTCTTCAGCCTGAAAGGGTTTCAGTACAGGATGCAGCCGCTTGA
- the prmC gene encoding peptide chain release factor N(5)-glutamine methyltransferase, whose translation MNLDAASLPAHTAPDLQALGPDAQAAFEQRLGRLTQALDILPDKPEETPASALRALWLLAAGRPMSLHAAAETPLVALSAAQLEALDGLIERRVAGEPIAYLTGWQRFMGLELRASPEALIPRAESELLGQIAAQKLRSMAEAAATPPIVIDVCCGSGNLALALAHAVPQAQVHGADISQTAIDLARANTQNLDLGQRVSLHTGDLLAPFGAEFQGKVDLVVSLPPYISTAKLDTMPHEIVGHEPHLAFDGGPFGVRILMRLIREAPPLLRPGGWLGMEVGLGQGPAMMQLLEKHPAYDRVETVCDAQGAVRAVLARAAGSTVD comes from the coding sequence TTGAATCTCGACGCCGCATCACTGCCCGCACACACCGCCCCCGATCTGCAAGCCCTTGGGCCGGACGCGCAGGCTGCGTTCGAACAGCGCCTGGGTCGGCTCACTCAGGCCCTCGACATCCTGCCCGACAAGCCGGAAGAGACGCCCGCCTCCGCCCTGCGTGCCCTCTGGCTGCTGGCCGCCGGACGCCCAATGTCTCTGCACGCTGCGGCAGAAACGCCCCTGGTCGCGCTGAGCGCCGCGCAGCTCGAAGCGCTCGACGGGCTGATCGAGCGCCGTGTGGCCGGGGAGCCCATCGCCTATCTCACCGGATGGCAGCGCTTCATGGGGCTCGAACTGCGGGCCTCGCCCGAAGCCCTCATTCCGCGCGCCGAAAGCGAACTGCTCGGCCAGATCGCAGCGCAAAAACTGCGTTCGATGGCCGAGGCCGCGGCAACGCCCCCTATCGTGATCGACGTGTGTTGCGGCTCGGGCAATCTCGCCCTGGCGCTTGCGCACGCCGTACCCCAGGCGCAGGTGCATGGCGCCGACATTTCCCAAACCGCCATCGACCTGGCCCGCGCCAACACCCAAAATCTCGATCTGGGCCAGCGCGTCAGCCTGCATACCGGCGATCTGCTCGCCCCGTTCGGCGCCGAGTTTCAGGGCAAGGTGGACCTGGTGGTCTCGTTGCCGCCCTACATTTCCACCGCCAAGCTGGACACCATGCCGCACGAAATCGTCGGACATGAACCCCATCTCGCCTTCGACGGCGGGCCGTTCGGCGTGCGCATTCTCATGCGGCTGATCCGCGAAGCCCCTCCTCTGCTGCGCCCCGGCGGCTGGCTGGGCATGGAAGTCGGCCTCGGCCAAGGCCCGGCGATGATGCAACTGCTGGAAAAGCATCCGGCTTACGACCGGGTCGAAACCGTTTGCGATGCGCAGGGCGCAGTGCGCGCCGTGCTGGCGCGAGCGGCGGGCTCAACGGTCGATTGA
- the nadE gene encoding NAD(+) synthase — protein sequence MARPALTTDVLAIDCEAETVRIADFFLHTLRGFNKRGVVLGLSGGVDSSVCAALAVRALGPQRVFGLLMPERDSSDNSATLGGQVAQQLGIESTVENIAPALEAIGCYHWRDEAVRAVLPGYNAQWKIKLAISGGLAGGINHFKIIAQAPDGQMHEARLPLREYLQIVAATNHKQRLRKTLEYFHADRLNYAVIGTPNRLEYDQGFFVKNGDGSADLKPIAHLYKTQVYALARHLGLPDAVCNAAPTTDTYSLPQGQDEFYFALPWHQMDLALWARNHGYSAAELAETLAIPEARAAAVLSDIDAKRRTTRYLHARPALIEPVFHPSQESVS from the coding sequence ATGGCCCGCCCTGCGCTGACTACCGACGTTCTCGCCATCGACTGCGAGGCTGAAACCGTCCGCATCGCCGACTTTTTCCTCCACACCCTGCGCGGCTTCAACAAGCGCGGCGTGGTGCTGGGCCTATCCGGCGGCGTCGACAGCTCGGTGTGCGCGGCTCTGGCGGTGCGCGCCCTCGGGCCGCAGCGGGTGTTCGGCCTGCTCATGCCCGAGCGCGATTCGTCGGACAACAGCGCGACTCTGGGCGGGCAGGTCGCACAGCAGCTCGGCATCGAATCCACGGTGGAAAACATCGCCCCCGCGCTGGAGGCCATCGGCTGCTATCACTGGCGCGACGAGGCCGTGCGCGCGGTGCTGCCTGGCTACAACGCGCAATGGAAAATCAAGCTCGCCATCTCCGGCGGGCTGGCCGGTGGCATCAACCATTTCAAGATCATCGCCCAGGCGCCTGACGGGCAAATGCATGAGGCACGGTTGCCGCTGCGCGAATATCTGCAAATCGTCGCCGCCACCAACCACAAGCAGCGACTGCGCAAAACCCTCGAATATTTCCACGCCGACCGCCTGAACTATGCGGTCATCGGCACCCCCAACCGGCTCGAATACGACCAGGGCTTTTTTGTGAAAAACGGCGATGGCTCCGCCGATCTCAAACCCATCGCCCACCTCTACAAAACCCAGGTCTACGCCCTGGCGCGGCATCTCGGCTTACCCGATGCCGTGTGCAACGCCGCCCCGACCACCGACACCTACAGCCTGCCGCAGGGCCAGGACGAGTTTTATTTCGCCCTGCCCTGGCATCAAATGGATCTGGCCCTCTGGGCCCGCAATCACGGCTACAGCGCCGCGGAACTGGCCGAGACACTGGCCATTCCAGAGGCCCGAGCCGCTGCCGTGCTCAGCGACATCGACGCCAAGCGTCGCACCACCCGCTACCTGCACGCCCGGCCCGCGCTGATCGAGCCCGTTTTTCATCCTTCTCAGGAGAGTGTTTCTTGA
- a CDS encoding acyl carrier protein, with product MSDIQKKIRDYIDSNFLLGARDTSYSDTDSLLDLHILDSTGVLELILFLEENWGIQVADIEMVPDNLDSVAAITAYVQRKQAA from the coding sequence ATGTCTGACATTCAGAAAAAAATTCGCGACTACATCGACAGCAACTTCTTGCTCGGCGCGCGCGACACCAGCTATAGCGACACCGACTCGCTGCTCGATCTGCACATTCTCGACTCCACCGGCGTGCTCGAACTCATCCTCTTCCTCGAAGAGAACTGGGGCATTCAGGTGGCCGACATCGAAATGGTGCCCGACAACCTCGACAGCGTGGCCGCCATCACTGCCTATGTGCAACGCAAGCAGGCGGCCTAA
- a CDS encoding class I adenylate-forming enzyme family protein, translating into MLLHHTFETTATDFAEHRAIVREGVTTRYGELADQVEGIAAALRAHGVQRGERVALFLDNCVEMIAAMYAVLKIGAVFMPVNTLTKADKLAYILNDSEACALFTQQELAETSRTALALNPSVRHCYMLTAYAQGKPDVGTPDPRECAFPAALPGAACSPTQPDLIDQDLAAIIYTSGSTGDAKGVMLTHLNMLTALRSVRGYLGLRQDDIIVCALPLAFDYGLYQVLMAFSLGATVLLERSFTFPVKVLANMARERVSVFPGVPTMFTLLTNLKALHEFDLSALRLITNTAAALPQTQIAQIRALFPQATLFSMYGLTECKRVTYLPPEQLDVRPGSVGRGMPNEEVWLADDEGRPLPNGSTGELVIRGSHVMRGYWRKPEQTAQRLRPGPIPGEMVLYSGDLFRTDEEGWLYFVARRDDIIKSRGEKVSPREVENVLHSLDGVFEAAVIGVDDALLGQAVKAFVVCKPSYTLTERDVIKHCLAHIENFMAPKYVEFVDALPRTDTGKIKKTGLR; encoded by the coding sequence ATGCTGCTTCACCACACTTTCGAGACCACCGCCACCGACTTTGCCGAACATCGCGCCATCGTGCGCGAAGGCGTGACGACCCGCTATGGCGAATTGGCCGACCAGGTGGAGGGCATCGCCGCGGCACTGCGAGCTCATGGGGTGCAGCGCGGTGAGCGGGTGGCGCTGTTTCTCGACAACTGCGTGGAAATGATCGCGGCCATGTACGCCGTGCTCAAAATCGGTGCGGTGTTCATGCCGGTCAACACCCTCACCAAGGCTGACAAGCTGGCTTATATCCTCAACGATTCCGAAGCCTGCGCCCTTTTCACCCAGCAGGAACTGGCCGAAACCAGCCGTACGGCCCTGGCGCTAAACCCCAGCGTGCGTCATTGCTACATGCTCACGGCCTACGCGCAGGGCAAGCCGGACGTCGGCACGCCCGATCCACGCGAGTGCGCCTTTCCTGCCGCCCTGCCCGGCGCGGCCTGCTCGCCCACGCAACCCGATCTGATCGATCAGGATCTGGCCGCCATCATTTACACCTCGGGCTCTACCGGCGATGCCAAAGGGGTGATGCTCACGCATCTCAACATGCTCACCGCGCTGCGCTCGGTGCGCGGCTACCTCGGGCTGCGGCAGGACGACATCATCGTCTGCGCCCTGCCGCTGGCGTTCGACTATGGGCTGTATCAGGTTCTCATGGCCTTCAGCCTGGGCGCCACCGTGCTGCTGGAGCGCTCGTTCACCTTTCCGGTCAAGGTGCTGGCCAATATGGCGCGGGAGCGGGTGTCGGTGTTTCCCGGCGTGCCCACCATGTTCACCCTGCTGACCAACCTCAAGGCGCTCCATGAGTTCGATCTCTCGGCGCTGCGGCTGATCACCAATACCGCGGCGGCCTTGCCGCAAACGCAAATTGCGCAGATTCGCGCGCTGTTTCCGCAGGCCACGCTGTTTTCCATGTACGGGCTGACCGAGTGCAAGCGGGTGACCTACCTGCCGCCGGAACAGCTCGATGTGCGCCCCGGCAGCGTCGGGCGCGGCATGCCCAATGAAGAAGTCTGGCTGGCGGACGACGAAGGCCGTCCCCTGCCCAACGGCAGCACCGGCGAGCTGGTCATCCGCGGCAGCCATGTGATGCGCGGATACTGGCGCAAGCCCGAGCAAACCGCGCAGCGTCTGCGTCCGGGGCCGATTCCCGGTGAAATGGTGCTGTATTCGGGCGACCTGTTTCGCACCGACGAAGAAGGCTGGCTGTATTTCGTGGCGCGGCGAGACGACATCATCAAAAGCCGGGGCGAAAAAGTCAGCCCGCGTGAAGTTGAAAACGTGCTGCATTCGCTCGATGGCGTGTTTGAGGCCGCCGTCATCGGCGTGGACGACGCCCTGCTCGGCCAGGCGGTCAAAGCCTTTGTGGTGTGCAAGCCGAGCTACACGCTCACCGAGCGCGATGTGATCAAGCACTGCCTGGCGCACATCGAAAACTTCATGGCCCCCAAATACGTTGAATTTGTCGATGCCCTGCCCCGCACCGACACGGGAAAAATCAAAAAAACCGGCTTGCGCTGA
- a CDS encoding competence/damage-inducible protein A, with product MGLGLYIIGDEILSGKRQDKHFPQILALLKAREMRLDWVSYLGDDPAQLTEAFAASFRRGDVALSCGGIGATPDDHTRQSAAAALGLPLELHPEAKALIQQRVIEAGLGDVDSPANQQRLNMGMFPQGSAIIPNPYNRIPGFSIRQHYFVPGFPVMAWPMLEWALDGPLAHLHGQGHQVERAVIVRHAMESDLTPLMEDIEQRYAGVKVFSLPSVDHPVWGRHIELGVKGDSAAVSEAFDYLRAHLPEGSWEDAPK from the coding sequence ATGGGACTGGGGCTATACATCATCGGCGACGAAATCCTGTCGGGAAAGCGGCAGGACAAACATTTCCCTCAGATCCTGGCTCTCCTCAAAGCGCGAGAGATGCGGCTGGACTGGGTGAGCTATCTGGGTGACGATCCCGCCCAGCTGACCGAGGCATTTGCCGCCAGTTTCCGGCGCGGCGATGTGGCGCTGAGCTGCGGCGGCATCGGTGCCACGCCAGACGATCACACTCGGCAGAGCGCCGCAGCCGCGCTGGGCCTGCCGCTGGAGTTACACCCCGAGGCCAAGGCGCTGATTCAGCAGCGGGTCATCGAAGCCGGGCTGGGCGATGTGGACAGCCCCGCCAACCAGCAGCGTTTGAACATGGGCATGTTTCCGCAGGGCAGCGCCATCATTCCCAACCCTTACAACCGCATTCCGGGCTTTTCCATCCGGCAGCACTACTTCGTCCCGGGCTTTCCGGTCATGGCGTGGCCGATGCTCGAATGGGCGCTGGATGGTCCGCTGGCGCATCTGCACGGCCAGGGTCATCAGGTTGAACGGGCCGTGATCGTGCGCCACGCAATGGAGTCCGACCTCACGCCCTTGATGGAAGACATCGAGCAGCGGTATGCGGGCGTCAAGGTTTTCAGCCTCCCCAGCGTGGATCACCCGGTTTGGGGGCGGCACATTGAACTCGGCGTGAAGGGCGACTCGGCGGCCGTAAGTGAGGCTTTCGACTATTTGCGAGCCCACCTCCCGGAAGGCAGTTGGGAAGATGCACCAAAATGA